In a single window of the Ictalurus punctatus breed USDA103 unplaced genomic scaffold, Coco_2.0 tig00163743, whole genome shotgun sequence genome:
- the LOC128632699 gene encoding protein Wnt-11 isoform X1 gives MKGLLLTSLLICTSARVTTAIYWLGLTVNGSSVGWNETQHCRLLHAMVPDQQQLCRRNLELMRSVVRAAEFSKTACRHAFGDMRWNCSSVERAPHFLPDLAKGTREAAFVSSLSAAVLSHTISRACSSGELPSCSCAAAPAEQASPDFRWGGCGDNVRFGLQMGAAFSDAALNSRRSASPSVRLMHLHNNAVGRQVLLDSVETKCKCHGVSGSCSVKTCWKSLLDVGQVSAQLKARYLSATKVTSRQVGTRRHLVPRDMEVRPVLESELVYLISSPDYCTSNIKHGSYGTTDRQCNKTASGSGSCNLMCCGRGYNTYTEQVEERCHCRYHWCCYVTCKKCTHTVERHVCK, from the exons ATGAAGGGATTGCTGCTGACGTCACTGCTGATCTGCACCAGCGCGCGCGTCACCACCGCGATCTACTGGCT gggtctGACGGTGAACGGTAGTTCAGTAGGGTGGAATGAGACGCAGCATTGCCGCTTGCTCCACGCGATGGTTCCGGACCAGCAGCAGTTGTGCAGGAGGAACCTGGAGCTGATGCGCAGCGTGGTGCGAGCGGCCGAGTTCAGTAAGACGGCCTGCAGACACGCCTTCGGGGACATGCGCTGGAACTGCTCCTCTGTAGAGCGCGCACCTCACTTCCTCCCCGACCTCGCCAAGG GTACACGTGAGGCTGCGTTCGTCTCCTCTCTCTCCGCGGCTGTTCTCAGTCACACTATCTCTCGCGCCTGTTCGTCGGGCGAGTTGCCGAGTTGTTCGTGTGCGGCGGCTCCGGCTGAGCAGGCGTCTCCGGATTTCCGCTGGGGAGGATGTGGAGATAACGTACGCttcggcctgcagatgggcgcGGCTTTCTCTGACGCCGCCTTAAACAGCAGACGCTCCGCCTCCCCTTCTGTGCGGCTCATGCACCTGCACAACAACGCCGTCGGCCGACAG gTTCTGTTGGACTCGGTGGAGACGAAGTGTAAGTGTCACGGCGTCTCCGGCTCGTGTTCGGTGAAGACCTGCTGGAAGTCCCTCTTGGATGTGGGTCAGGTCTCGGCTCAGCTCAAGGCTCGTTACCTGTCGGCCACCAAGGTGACGTCACGCCAGGTGGGCACACGCCGTCATCTGGTTCCCCGGGACATGGAGGTGAGACCGGTCCTGGAGAGCGAGCTCGTTTACCTGATCAGCTCACCCGATTACTGCACCTCCAACATCAAGCACGGCTCATATGGGACCACGGACAG GCAGTGTAATAAGACGGCAAGCGGGAGTGGCAGTTGTAATTTGATGTGTTGTGGGCGGGGCTACAACACCTACACTGAGCAGGTGGAGGAGCGATGCCACTGCAGGTATCACTGGTGCTGCTACGTCACCTGTAAGAAGTGCACACACACCGTCGAGAGACACGTCTgcaagtga
- the LOC128632699 gene encoding protein Wnt-11 isoform X2: MVPDQQQLCRRNLELMRSVVRAAEFSKTACRHAFGDMRWNCSSVERAPHFLPDLAKGTREAAFVSSLSAAVLSHTISRACSSGELPSCSCAAAPAEQASPDFRWGGCGDNVRFGLQMGAAFSDAALNSRRSASPSVRLMHLHNNAVGRQVLLDSVETKCKCHGVSGSCSVKTCWKSLLDVGQVSAQLKARYLSATKVTSRQVGTRRHLVPRDMEVRPVLESELVYLISSPDYCTSNIKHGSYGTTDRQCNKTASGSGSCNLMCCGRGYNTYTEQVEERCHCRYHWCCYVTCKKCTHTVERHVCK; this comes from the exons ATGGTTCCGGACCAGCAGCAGTTGTGCAGGAGGAACCTGGAGCTGATGCGCAGCGTGGTGCGAGCGGCCGAGTTCAGTAAGACGGCCTGCAGACACGCCTTCGGGGACATGCGCTGGAACTGCTCCTCTGTAGAGCGCGCACCTCACTTCCTCCCCGACCTCGCCAAGG GTACACGTGAGGCTGCGTTCGTCTCCTCTCTCTCCGCGGCTGTTCTCAGTCACACTATCTCTCGCGCCTGTTCGTCGGGCGAGTTGCCGAGTTGTTCGTGTGCGGCGGCTCCGGCTGAGCAGGCGTCTCCGGATTTCCGCTGGGGAGGATGTGGAGATAACGTACGCttcggcctgcagatgggcgcGGCTTTCTCTGACGCCGCCTTAAACAGCAGACGCTCCGCCTCCCCTTCTGTGCGGCTCATGCACCTGCACAACAACGCCGTCGGCCGACAG gTTCTGTTGGACTCGGTGGAGACGAAGTGTAAGTGTCACGGCGTCTCCGGCTCGTGTTCGGTGAAGACCTGCTGGAAGTCCCTCTTGGATGTGGGTCAGGTCTCGGCTCAGCTCAAGGCTCGTTACCTGTCGGCCACCAAGGTGACGTCACGCCAGGTGGGCACACGCCGTCATCTGGTTCCCCGGGACATGGAGGTGAGACCGGTCCTGGAGAGCGAGCTCGTTTACCTGATCAGCTCACCCGATTACTGCACCTCCAACATCAAGCACGGCTCATATGGGACCACGGACAG GCAGTGTAATAAGACGGCAAGCGGGAGTGGCAGTTGTAATTTGATGTGTTGTGGGCGGGGCTACAACACCTACACTGAGCAGGTGGAGGAGCGATGCCACTGCAGGTATCACTGGTGCTGCTACGTCACCTGTAAGAAGTGCACACACACCGTCGAGAGACACGTCTgcaagtga
- the LOC108259817 gene encoding LOW QUALITY PROTEIN: immunoglobulin-binding protein 1 (The sequence of the model RefSeq protein was modified relative to this genomic sequence to represent the inferred CDS: inserted 1 base in 1 codon): protein MASAEESVQTADAAAPAPKLSELLDSGWKLYEELDKSNEPTNSDSVQIKIKRGIKQLEEATKMVSQLNLFSRNEELDEISTADLKFLLLPLAWLAALVMKQVGVAQRLERVQIARVHFLSFLRCCKDYNISSFHMPRDAQDAEASSGAETDTPRPAHHAQPDLITMATQRQAKIERYNQQKQVEQKLAELRVQVDGGSVDEEVTREFYLLQVRRWITLALEEIESIDQEVQILRRMPAVNQAPTQKPRRAPMKPFILTKDAAQAKVFGAGYPSLATMTVDDWYEQHKRRGCLPDQGIPQSTVDVDAQEREKEEKERKEEEDDEEALXKARDWDNWKDTHRRGYGNRQNMG from the exons ATGGCGTCTGCAGAGGAGAGTGTCCAAACAGCAGATGCTGCAGCTCCGGCGCCCAAACTGTCAGAATTATTAGATTCAGGATGGAAATTATATGAAGAGTTAGACAAGAGCAACGAGCCGACAAACTCCGACTCTGTACAGATTAAAATCAAACGCGGAattaaacagctggaggaagcGACGAAGATGGTGTCACAGCTCAACCTGTTCAG ccgtAACGAGGAGCTGGACGAGATCTCCACGGCGGATCTGAAGTTTCTGTTGTTACCTCTTGCATGGCTGGCTGCGCTGGTGATGAAGCAGGTGGGCGTGGCTCAGCGCTTGGAGCGTGTGCAGATTGCGCGTGTTCACTTCCTGAGCTTCCTCAGATGCTGTAAAGATTACAACATCAGCTCGTTCCACATGCCACGAGACGCCCAGGACGCGGAGGCTTCCTCAGGGGCAGAGACTGATACACCGAGACCCGCTCACCACGCCCAGCCTGACCtcatcaccatggcaacacaGAGACAGGCCAAGATTGAGAG GTATAACCAGCAGAAGCAGGTGGAGCAGAAGCTGGCTGAGCTCAGAGTGCAGGTGGATGGAGGTTCGGTGGATGAGGAGGTGACGAGAGAGTTCTACCTGTTGCAGGTGCGCAGGTGGATCACGCTCGCTCTGGAGGAAATCGAGTCCATCGACCAGGAAGTCCAGATCCTCAGGAGGATGCCTGCTGTCAATCAG GCTCCAACTCAGAAACCGAGACGGGCACCGATGAAGCCCTTCATCCTCACTAAAGACGCAGCACAGGCcaa ggtgTTTGGTGCAGGATATCCCAGTCTTGCCACCATGACAGTAGACGACTGGTATGAACAACACAAAAGGAGAGGATGTTTACCTGACCAGGGCATCCCTCAGAGCACAG tggatGTGGATGCACAGgagcgagagaaagaagaaaaggagaggaaagaggaagaggatgatgaagagGCTT CAAAGGCTAGAGATTGGGACAACTGGAAAGACACACACCGTCGAGGATACGGCAACCGCCAGAACATGGGCtag